From one Humulus lupulus chromosome 8, drHumLupu1.1, whole genome shotgun sequence genomic stretch:
- the LOC133798409 gene encoding uncharacterized protein LOC133798409 isoform X2 → MQIQVLISEIVMVEEEIYLLERKVDEITLQLYQERAQGSELDLKHQKRVWQQNHLLSEAKSFRSVLDDQRSKSHNYEVSRKERVSGDRRASLSSASDTKSSFSNREIAELTRRVSGRRRRRGKVDNPSYIMKPNELSEELLKCLIGIFLELNQTSVDREGSPINPKLTLSCMNSKGFIGKTSFNCKPPTFLFNYNSSFSDPYGILPDLDIRDVGPYKNFIQITSSSIDITRFSECLTGFRKLRVLMHKLCGVDLTFLAYKQKLAFWINVYNACIMHAFLEHGLPTSQEKLLQLMNKATLNVGGIILNALAIEHFILRYPSKAKHKGPAYEKEVLLRNAYGLGYPEPNVTFALCRGTWSSPALRVYTPDNIVNEMERAKVEYLEASVGVTTRKKIVVPKLLQWYMSDFADDMESLLEWIYSQLPRCGSLKRLIMECLNGEAKSPINKMVEVQPYESEFRYMLPS, encoded by the exons ATGCAGATTCAGGTGCTAATTTCGGAGATAGTGATGGTGGAGGAAGAGATTTATTTGTTGGAAAGAAAAGTTGATGAGATAACTCTGCAGCTATACCAAGAGAGAGCACAAGGCAGTGAATTAGATTTAAAGCATCAAAAGAGGGTGTGGCAGCAGAATCATTTGTTGTCCGAAGCCAAAAGTTTTCGGTCAGTGCTTGATGACCAGCGATCAAAATCACACAATTATGAAGTCTCGAGAAAAGAAAGAGTGAGTGGGGATAGAAGAGCATCGTTGAGTTCTGCATCAGACACCAAATCTTCGTTTTCCAACA GAGAAATTGCTGAGTTAACAAGGAGAGTTAGcgggagaaggagaagaagggggAAGGTAGACAATCCAAGCTACATTATGAAACCAAATGAACTCTCAGAAGAGTTGCTGAAGTGTCTAATAGGCATTTTTCTTGAGCTAAACCAGACATCTGTGGACAGAGAAGGATCACCAATTAATCCGAAACTTACTCTTTCTTGTATGAACTCAAAAGGGTTCATAGGAAAGACTTCATTCAACTGCAAACCACCTACATTTCTTTTCAACTACAACTCCTCATTCTCTGACCCTTATGGCATATTGCCAGATTTGGATATAAGAGATGTTGGTCCTTACAAGAACTTTATTCAAATCACGAGCTCATCCATAGATATCACCCGCTTTTCAGAATGTTTGACTGGATTCAGAAAACTGAG GGTTTTGATGCATAAGCTCTGTGGTGTAGACTTGACATTCTTGGCCTACAAACAGAAGCTAGCGTTCTGGATCAACGTTTATAATGCCTGCATAATGCAT GCATTTCTAGAGCATGGACTGCCTACGTCACAAGAGAAGCTGCTGCAACTAATGAATAAG gctacaCTGAATGTAGGTGGTATAATATTAAATGCTTTGGCCATCGAGCATTTTATTCTCCGGTATCCTTCCAAAGCAAAACAT AAGGGGCCTGCTTATGAAAAGGAAGTGTTACTCCGAAATGCCTATGGTCTGGGGTACCCTGAGCCTAATGTTACCTTTGCTCTATGCCGAGGCACTTGGTCCTCACCAGCT CTAAGAGTGTATACCCCAGATAACATAGTCAACGAAATGGAGAGAGCAAAAGTAGAGTATTTGGAAGCTTCAGTAGGAGTTACAACCAGGAAAAAGATTGTTGTCCCAAAGCTTCTTCAATGGTACATGTCTGATTTCGCAGATGACATGGAATCGTTATTGGAATGGATTTATAGTCAATTGCCACGTTGTGGGTCGTTGAAAAGATTGATAATG
- the LOC133798409 gene encoding uncharacterized protein LOC133798409 isoform X1 produces MKFEELLMQRSEDQHRRLALEEEVKTLQAELEGEETLRNVLHYALNGPLLSNPSFSTYLPPQIQVLISEIVMVEEEIYLLERKVDEITLQLYQERAQGSELDLKHQKRVWQQNHLLSEAKSFRSVLDDQRSKSHNYEVSRKERVSGDRRASLSSASDTKSSFSNREIAELTRRVSGRRRRRGKVDNPSYIMKPNELSEELLKCLIGIFLELNQTSVDREGSPINPKLTLSCMNSKGFIGKTSFNCKPPTFLFNYNSSFSDPYGILPDLDIRDVGPYKNFIQITSSSIDITRFSECLTGFRKLRVLMHKLCGVDLTFLAYKQKLAFWINVYNACIMHAFLEHGLPTSQEKLLQLMNKATLNVGGIILNALAIEHFILRYPSKAKHKGPAYEKEVLLRNAYGLGYPEPNVTFALCRGTWSSPALRVYTPDNIVNEMERAKVEYLEASVGVTTRKKIVVPKLLQWYMSDFADDMESLLEWIYSQLPRCGSLKRLIMECLNGEAKSPINKMVEVQPYESEFRYMLPS; encoded by the exons ATGAAATTCGAGGAGCTTCTGATGCAAAGAAGTGAGGATCAGCATAGGAGACTTGCTCTTGAAGAAGAG GTTAAGACGTTGCAAGCAGAACTAGAAGGAGAGGAAACACTTAGAAATGTTTTgcattatgccctcaatgggccttTGCTTTCAAATCCAAGTTTTTCCACTTATCTGCCACCTCAG ATTCAGGTGCTAATTTCGGAGATAGTGATGGTGGAGGAAGAGATTTATTTGTTGGAAAGAAAAGTTGATGAGATAACTCTGCAGCTATACCAAGAGAGAGCACAAGGCAGTGAATTAGATTTAAAGCATCAAAAGAGGGTGTGGCAGCAGAATCATTTGTTGTCCGAAGCCAAAAGTTTTCGGTCAGTGCTTGATGACCAGCGATCAAAATCACACAATTATGAAGTCTCGAGAAAAGAAAGAGTGAGTGGGGATAGAAGAGCATCGTTGAGTTCTGCATCAGACACCAAATCTTCGTTTTCCAACA GAGAAATTGCTGAGTTAACAAGGAGAGTTAGcgggagaaggagaagaagggggAAGGTAGACAATCCAAGCTACATTATGAAACCAAATGAACTCTCAGAAGAGTTGCTGAAGTGTCTAATAGGCATTTTTCTTGAGCTAAACCAGACATCTGTGGACAGAGAAGGATCACCAATTAATCCGAAACTTACTCTTTCTTGTATGAACTCAAAAGGGTTCATAGGAAAGACTTCATTCAACTGCAAACCACCTACATTTCTTTTCAACTACAACTCCTCATTCTCTGACCCTTATGGCATATTGCCAGATTTGGATATAAGAGATGTTGGTCCTTACAAGAACTTTATTCAAATCACGAGCTCATCCATAGATATCACCCGCTTTTCAGAATGTTTGACTGGATTCAGAAAACTGAG GGTTTTGATGCATAAGCTCTGTGGTGTAGACTTGACATTCTTGGCCTACAAACAGAAGCTAGCGTTCTGGATCAACGTTTATAATGCCTGCATAATGCAT GCATTTCTAGAGCATGGACTGCCTACGTCACAAGAGAAGCTGCTGCAACTAATGAATAAG gctacaCTGAATGTAGGTGGTATAATATTAAATGCTTTGGCCATCGAGCATTTTATTCTCCGGTATCCTTCCAAAGCAAAACAT AAGGGGCCTGCTTATGAAAAGGAAGTGTTACTCCGAAATGCCTATGGTCTGGGGTACCCTGAGCCTAATGTTACCTTTGCTCTATGCCGAGGCACTTGGTCCTCACCAGCT CTAAGAGTGTATACCCCAGATAACATAGTCAACGAAATGGAGAGAGCAAAAGTAGAGTATTTGGAAGCTTCAGTAGGAGTTACAACCAGGAAAAAGATTGTTGTCCCAAAGCTTCTTCAATGGTACATGTCTGATTTCGCAGATGACATGGAATCGTTATTGGAATGGATTTATAGTCAATTGCCACGTTGTGGGTCGTTGAAAAGATTGATAATG